In Brienomyrus brachyistius isolate T26 chromosome 14, BBRACH_0.4, whole genome shotgun sequence, the following proteins share a genomic window:
- the LOC125708105 gene encoding uncharacterized protein LOC125708105 isoform X3, producing the protein MEFVSSPRVAVSFPAGSLLPPRPEINCSYQTARGCAQGILGPMKTSYWQVSRLMTGWRLFGRNSLKRGGEFGRSSGRGGFVCPDRPTLCQQLGSVRGAGDCTVRHLSLSANGLSDADVLCLARCLPLCSSLESLDLLGTPGATEAGLGALLGALRDTGLPLPAGLLSVAAL; encoded by the exons ATGGAATTTGTATCTTCTCCCCGTGTCGCCGTAAGTTTTCCCGCGGGTTCTCTGCTTCCCCCCAGGCCAGAGATTAATTGTAGTTACCAAACTGCTCGTGGGTGTGCACAggggattttgggccccatgaaaacatCATATTGGCAGGTCAGCAGGTTGATGACTGGCTGGAGATTATTTGGGCGAAACAGCCTAAAAAGAGGCGGAGAGTTTGGGCGGAGCAGCGGGAGGGGAGGCTTCGTCTGTCCGGATAGACCGACGCTGTGTCAACAGCTTGGATCCGTCAGGGGGGCG GGGGACTGCACTGTGCGACATCTGAGCTTGTCTGCCAACGGCCTGAGTGACGCTGACGTTCTGTGCTTGGCCAG gtgCCTGCCCCTCTGCTCATCTCTGGAATCCCTAGACCTGTTGGGGACCCCTGGTGCGACGGAGGCTGGCCTCGGTGCCCTGCTGGGGGCGCTCAGGGACACGGGCCTACCTCTACCTGCAGG GTTGCTCAGTGTGGCGGCCCTGTGA
- the LOC125708105 gene encoding uncharacterized protein LOC125708105 isoform X2, whose protein sequence is MEFVSSPRVAVSFPAGSLLPPRPEINCSYQTARGCAQGILGPMKTSYWQVSRLMTGWRLFGRNSLKRGGEFGRSSGRGGFVCPDRPTLCQQLGSVRGAGDCTVRHLSLSANGLSDADVLCLARCLPLCSSLESLDLLGTPGATEAGLGALLGALRDTGLPLPAGLLSVAAL, encoded by the exons ATGGAATTTGTATCTTCTCCCCGTGTCGCCGTAAGTTTTCCCGCGGGTTCTCTGCTTCCCCCCAGGCCAGAGATTAATTGTAGTTACCAAACTGCTCGTGGGTGTGCACAggggattttgggccccatgaaaacatCATATTGGCAGGTCAGCAGGTTGATGACTGGCTGGAGATTATTTGGGCGAAACAGCCTAAAAAGAGGCGGAGAGTTTGGGCGGAGCAGCGGGAGGGGAGGCTTCGTCTGTCCGGATAGACCGACGCTGTGTCAACAGCTTGGATCCGTCAGGGGGGCG GGGGACTGCACTGTGCGACATCTGAGCTTGTCTGCCAACGGCCTGAGTGACGCTGACGTTCTGTGCTTGGCCAG gtgCCTGCCCCTCTGCTCATCTCTGGAATCCCTAGACCTGTTGGGGACCCCTGGTGCGACGGAGGCTGGCCTCGGTGCCCTGCTGGGGGCGCTCAGGGACACGGGCCTACCTCTACCTGCAGG
- the tonsl gene encoding tonsoku-like protein yields the protein MSPTREIKQLQKAKIKAQSTSNLKEEASLCNQLGEALARIGEFEAAIEEHRQELALSEVLQDVIGSAVANRKIGECFAELGNIETALKHQRRHLELARSVRDAAEEQRALATIGRTFLFRFESDQSRESLQHAEDAFRKSLSIVDERLGGAVPARELSEMRARLFLNLGFVYDGLKEPERCSDFIRRSIFIAEKNQLLEDLYRANFNLGSIHFRRERPSQAVRCLEQARDCARRMKDRLGESECCSSIGKVLLSLGDFTAARRSLKKAFTLGSQQPADRQAVRRMLKQAIRGCQLEEALSELGAGPSQEALGLWEQLGDLLSKVCCYSKALESYQSQLSSAVALGKPARELAVIHVSLAATYTDLRKPQEALGHYKQELELRPGAPKEECESWLNMAMCVEDSRAPPEEVERCYRSALRCVEGAGLHSMQRRVLKAWLAAQRRSGSAQCADTEARLLQLGDVDESEGEENEEEEEGSSEPQEDSDIQLSDSDDDLEEYDKLLPGRRRAARWNKRNEKGETCLHRACIDGNLKQVHFLVEQGHPINPRDYCGWTPLHEACNHGHLEVVAVLLDRGANVNDSGGPLCEGVTPLHDALGCGHFPVARLLLERGASAVLRDAKGLTPLDCLRKWWRTYSRELDQETRDECAVMERRLKAAMATACTAPVAPKPTGVLQDSQLFDAENSEPLLPSEGPCSSPEDQRSESDAVPSCLDRGRRQRGAEDAVLYGRDSPSDHSDSDGSISPLRPVRPRQRFPEPPPPARAPSQDCRLAAPPPPDCGPEDYQRTIRNLGSAQTRLLSQNLSEPCFSSTPAAPANCRPALVPEEDYLEDDWLEDDLGDAQPKKRRRVWAEQPERRREASDQRHGNSLDPSGDVTPSPRGGRSLHRMGQRSRQVKMTQLPGLVQLGRKEVSRPQSPSMEGQSGNTAPAGHGTQPHAVPQSMPASMPAPIRMRVKVQDNVFLIPVPHSEADSCTVSWLCAQAAQRYYQACGLLPQLSLQKEGALLCPSDPLLAVLQTNEEVLAEVCSWDLPPLPERYRKACDSLSVAENRLVSRLCEAQDGGPSVTFCGLSLPPAGLAPLLRALKLQASLTELRLSGNRLHDDVMPELVSALITMPKLRLLDISANCITGEGLKKASAVLDIQNAAAFPCLEELNLSANPLGDWVSQPLSSVLSACPLLATLSLQACGLTARFLQQHRLLLASTLAGTGHLRSVCLSHNALGSTGLELVLKSLPLHCLTHIHLSAVRTGPADLPGVEHLAKHLSQGDCTVQHLSLSANGLSDADVLCLARCLPLCPSLESLDLSGNPGVTETGLGALLAALRDTGRMLAFLDLQGCSVWRPCDTGTEDGLSSCVGELRLCSRRLEKLDRQALLHSLGVPEEAVLSRNSLCLIRTSPAP from the exons ATGAGTCCGACGCGGGAGATCAAAC AGCTTCAAAAAGCCAAAATCAAGGCGCAGAGTACCAGCAACCTCAAGGAAGAAGCCAGTCTGTGCAACCAGCTAGGAGAAGCCCTGGCCCGCATCG GTGAGTTTGAGGCTGCCATTGAGGAGCATCGGCAGGAGCTCGCCCTATCAGAGGTGCTGCAGGATGTGATTGGCAGCGCCGTGGCCAATCGCAAGATAGGAGAGTGCTTTGCGGAGCTTGGCAACATCGAGACTGCATTGAAG CACCAGCGCCGTCACCTAGAGCTGGCACGCTCGGTCCGGGACGCCGCTGAGGAGCAGCGGGCGCTGGCCACCATCGGCCGGACCTTCCTGTTCCGCTTCGAGTCGGACCAGTCGCGGGAGAGCCTGCAGCACGCGGAGGACGCCTTCCGGAAGAGCCTCTCCATCGTCGATGAGCGTCTGGGAG GCGCAGTACCGgcccgtgagctgagtgagaTGCGAGCGCGCCTCTTCCTGAACCTGGGCTTCGTGTACGACGGCCTGAAGGAGCCGGAACGGTGCAGCGACTTCATCCGGCGGAGCATCTTCATCGCGGA GAAGAACCAGTTGTTGGAGGACCTCTATCGCGCCAACTTCAACCTGGGAAGCATCCACTTCCGGCGGGAGCGGCCGTCGCAGGCGGTGCGCTGCCTGGAGCAGGCGCGGGACTGCGCTCGCAGGATGAAGGACAGGCTTGGCGAGAGCGAGTGCTGCAGCAGCATCGGCAAG GTGCTGCTGTCCCTGGGGGACTTTACCGCCGCCCGGCGCTCACTGAAGAAGGCCTTCACCCTGGGCTCGCAGCAGCCCGCAGACAGACAGGCCGTGAGGCGGATGCTGAAGCAAG CAATCCGGGGGTGCCAGCTGGAGGAGGCGCTGTCGGAGCTGGGCGCCGGGCCCTCGCAAGAGGCGCTGGGGCTCTGGGAACAACTGGGCGACCTGCTGTCCAAGGTCTGCTGCTACAGCAAGGCGCTGGAGTCCTACCAATCACAG CTGTCCAGTGCCGTGGCGCTGGGAaagccggcccgggagctggcTGTGATCCACGTTTCCCTCGCTGCCACCTACACTGACCTGAGGAAACCCCAGGAGGCTCTGGGGCACTAcaagcaggagctggagctgaggCCGGGCGCCCCcaaggag GAGTGCGAGTCCTGGCTAAACATGGCCATGTGTGTGGAGGACAGCAGGGCGCCCCCGGAGGAGGTGGAGCGCTGCTACCGCTCAGCTCTGCGCTGTGTGGAGGGAGCTGGGCTGCACTCGATGCAG CGCCGTGTCCTGAAGGCATGGCTCGCAGCACAGCGGCGATCCGGGTCGGCCCAGTGTGCCGACACAGAGGCACGACTCCTGCAGCTCGGAGACGTGGACGAGAGCGAGGGAGAGGAgaatgaggaggaggaagagggcaGCAGCGAGCCTCAGGAGGACAGTGACATCCAGCTGTCTGACTCAG ACGATGACCTGGAGGAATATGACAAGCTGCTTCCGGGCCGGAGGCGCGCTGCCCGA TGGAACAAGCGCAATGAGAAGGGCGAGACGTGCCTGCACCGGGCCTGCATCGATGGGAACCTCAAGCAGGTCCACTTCCTGGTGGAACAG GGCCACCCGATCAACCCCAGGGATTACTGTGGCTGGACCCCACTGCACGAGGCCTGTAACCATGGACACCTGG AGGTGGTGGCGGTGCTGCTGGACCGAGGGGCCAACGTGAACGATTCTGGGGGCCCGCTGTGTGAGGGGGTGACTCCGCTGCACGACGCCCTCGGCTGCGGTCACTTCCCCGTGGCCCGGCTGCTGCTGGAGCGGGGGGCCTCCGCTGTGCTCCGGGACGCCAAG ggctTGACCCCTCTGGACTGTCTGCGGAAGTGGTGGAGGACGTACAGCCGTGAGCTGGACCAGGAGACGCGGGATGAGTGTGCCGTCATGGAACGGCGGCTGAAGGCTGCTATGGCGACGG CATGCACTGCTCCGGTCGCGCCGAAACCTACAGGTGTGCTGCAAGACAGCCAGCTGTTTGACGCTGAGAATTCCGAGCCCCTGCTTCCCTCCGAGGGACCCTGTTCTTCCCCCGAGGACCAGAGGTCTGAGTCAGACGCAGTACCCAGCTGTTTGGACAGGGGCCGTCGGCAGCGAGGGGCAGAGGACGCAGTCCTTTATGGG cgtgACAGCCCTTCGGACCACAGTGATTCTGACGGTTCCATAAGCCCCTTGCGGCCCGTCCGCCCTCGCCAGCGTTTCCCAGAGCCCCCTCCTCCAGCACGTGCTCCCAGCCAAGACTGCCGGCTGGCTGCTCCACCGCCCCCTGACTGTGGGCCAGAGGACTACCAGAGGACCATTCGCAACCTGGGCAGTGCGCAGACCCGCCTCCTTTCCCAGAACCTATCAGAGCCCTGCTTCAGCAGCACACCAGCAGCACCAGCCAATTGCAGGCCAGCACTAGTACCAGAGGAGGACTATCTGGAAGATGATTGGCTGGAGGATGATTTGGGCGACGCGCAGCCGAAAAAGAGGCGGAGAGTTTGGGCGGAGCAGCCAGAAAGGCGGCGGGAGGCGAGTGACCAGCGTCATGGCAACTCATTGGATCCGTCAGGGGACG TTACCCCCTCGCCCAGAGGGGGGCGATCTCTGCACCGGATGGGCCAGAGaagcaggcaggtgaagatgaccCAGCTTCCTGGGCTGGTTCAGCTAGGGAGGAAAGAGGTCAGCCGGCCTCAGAGCCCCTCCATGGAGGGGCAGTCTGGGAACACGGCCCCCGCCGGACACGGCACACAg CCACATGCTGTACCTCAAAGTATGCCCGCCTCTATGCCTGCTCCAATCAGAATGAGGGTCAAAGTTCAGGACAATGTCTTCCTGATCCCGGTTCCTCACAG TGAGGCGGACAGCTGCACCGTCTCCTGGCTCTGTGCCCAGGCCGCCCAGCGCTACTACCAGGCCTGTGGCCTCCTGCCGCAGCTCTCCCTACAGAAAGAGGGCGCTCTTCTCTGCCCCAGTGACCCGCTGCTGGCCGTGCTGCAGACCAACGAGGAG GTCTTGGCTGAGGTTTGCTcctgggacctccctcctctGCCTGAGCGCTACAGGAAAGCCTGTGACAGTCTGTCTGTGG CTGAGAACAGGCTTGTGTCCCGCCTATGTGAGGCACAGGATGGTGGCCCCTCTGTGACTTTTTGTGGCCTCagtctgccccctgctggcctcgCCCCGTTACTGCGTGCCCTCAAGTTACAGGCCTCCTTAACGGAACTTCGTCTCTCTGGCAACCGCCTCCATGATGACGTTATGCCCGAGCTTGTTTCTGCCCTAATCACCATGCCCAAGCTCCGCCTCCTTGACATTTCAGCCAATTGCATCACAGGGGAGGGGCTGAAGAAGGCGAGTGCGGTGCTGGACATCCAAAATGCGGCAGCGTTTCCA TGTCTGGAAGAGCTGAACCTGAGTGCTAATCCTCTGGGAGACTGGGTATCGCAGCCTCTCTCCTCTGTCCTGTCagcctgccccctgctggccacactgTCCCTGCAAGCCTGTGGCCTCACTGCTCGTTTCCTGCAGCAACATCGCCTCCTGCTGGCCAGCACACTTGCGG GTACCGGCCACCTTCGTTCTGTGTgcctttcccacaatgcactgggcTCCACCGGGCTTGAGTTGGTGCTGAAGAGCCTACCTCTTCACTGCCTGACTCACATCCACCTCTCGGCCGTGCGCACAGGCCCAGCTGACCTTCCCGGCGTCGAGCACCTGGCTAAGCACCTGTCCCAG GGGGACTGCACTGTGCAACATCTGAGCTTGTCTGCCAACGGCCTGAGTGACGCTGACGTCCTGTGCTTGGCCAG GTGCCTGCCCCTCTGCCCATCTCTGGAATCCCTAGACCTGTCGGGGAATCCTGGTGTGACGGAGACTGGCCTTGGTGCCCTGCTGGCGGCGCTCAGGGACACGGGCCGAATGCTGGCCTTCCTTGACTTGCAGG